The sequence TTAATTTACCCAGATCCAAATGACACtgttgcattcacacacaccttGGAAAAAAGAGCATTTGACGATGTGACTGTTGCACATCTTTACGGTGAACCATGCGTTTGTCTCTCAAGCTCCTCATGAAAAGTGTCCCAGCTTCATACTTACCCCCCTCTATTGGATTAGTCACAGTCAGTGTTGGATGTTGGTGGTTagagggaaacaaaacaagtgtGGTTATGTCTCAAAATATGGAGGCAAGTGAGCCACAGAAATATACCTTGCTAACTACTACGACTAATCCTGTAGGGGGAAATAGTCTTGAAAATGCTCCAGAGTAAGTTGTGTGGGTGTGCAGTGCTCAGGATACATTACTAGTATATTTGTATAACTATTGATATATGAAACCAACTTTCTGCATAGATACATCCCTTCAAAGTAATGCATCAATTTATGTTTTGGGAGGATTTGGCTAAATTGACCTTTCAATATTAAACTAAATAACATTGCATGGACTTGGACTTGCATGTCAACACTGGTGCAAAATAACCAAAGTCACATCAGAATATCCCCACAGAGTGTAAACTGGTTTGGCCCTGATAGCTGCCAAATCTTCACAAGTGAACCCCAATAGCTGTGAAAGTTCAAGCTCTTCAAACGGCAGCTGCAACATTTCCATTTCTTCACCCTTTAAAGAACTCTTGCCCTGTGCCTGGTGGAGGTATTATTAGCAACCATCACACCAGCATTTGGAACAGCCTTGGTGGGCTGAGCTCTCTAGACATGATGAGGCATACAGCAAGAAGGAATGTAAAGATCCTCCAAGAACAACTTGACCACATGTCACTGCTGGAGCTGTAAGAATCTGCAGACAAATCATCTCCATCTAAATTATTCTGCTCATGTTTCTCATTCTGAAGCTGATGTTCAGCTGCAGAGTTCAACGACAGGAGTTTGAATCCTCACAGCTGAGCTCTGGAACTCCGGTGTTTACAAGTTGAAATCTGCTACTTGTTAGAAATTCAAACCTCTCAAGGATTTGGTGTAAGAGCAAATTGAGTGAATAAGAAGGTAAAGTAcctttatttagaaaaatttCTAATTCTGGGACCATGACACTTTGTGATGTGCTAGTCAGTGTATACTAATTGTCGGAATCACATGTATTTAAACCCCCAATGAAGCTGTCATTGAAGCTGTCAGAGCCGTCTGTCAGAGACAGAATGGCACTGGCAAACTTTATTATCTGCACAGGGAGGGGCTTGACCCCCCAACAATGTACATTAAAAGGATCCGTGCAAAGTTTTGGGAGCTGGCGCTTTATTTAGAAAACAGCCATGAGGGTGGCATTTTGACACAAGGGTCAAGTTTATCTTTCAAAGTGTTGAATTTGTAGACCAAGACTTTCTATGGGAAGTGAGCAGAACCAAATCTCTTTTGGTGAAGGTCTCCTCCAGTCAAACTTTATACTCATGTGTGAGTTAATGTTAACCAAACCcactctctgtcactctgtctctctctctctctctctctctttctctacgGATGAGAGTGCAAGTTCAAGCCCCAGAGTCCCTCTGCCCATACTCACCTGGCACTAAGACTTTAGGCATGGTGACGCCGTTCCAGAAAAACACTCCCCGAGGACTGTTAAAAGGTGGTCAGCAACTGGACTGCTGTAGCAGGGAAGTGAGGAGGCTCGTGCTTGGTCTGTGCAATATCAAGCTCCTTGTGCCTCACGTGTAACCAGAAGCTGCTGCGTCCAGCCAGGACACGCCTTGACGTAACGACcaaatcatgtgtgtgtgcaactcTATTTTAAGGTGTCTATGAGGGCCCAGGAATCACTGTCTGGCACAGTGTGTATACAAAGagatgagtatgtgtgtgtgtgtgtgtgtgtgtgtgtgtgtgtgtgtgtgtgtgtgtgtgtgtgtgtgtgtgtgtgtgtgtgtttgaggggacTCATTATATAACACCCTGATAGCTACACAAGTTGCTCTGCACATGGCCGGGTTACGCGAGTTAATGTTGAGCACAAtcacaaaacacttttctaCGATACAAATgcaaaagattaaaaaatatgaatgctACTgggtgaaaataataaaagaaaatattttgacGGGGTTAAGAAGGTGTAATGTTTAACCCCTAAATGGATGAGTTAAAAATTCCTTTAAACAAATATGAGAGGGATATAATTGTTTCTAAAGACAGGGAAGAACAGTTGACTCTGTCGAGTTAAAATGCATAGACTCAGACTTTAACTTTAACAGCCAACTTAACTTAAAATTACGAAGTCAGCTTGTTAGCACCTTGAGAACATATCGAGGACTCATGTCTCAGCAGGATTTGGGAAAAATGCAATCTTTAGCCAAATGACTATTGTAATGATGAGTTTACAGGtctctctttttaaatatatatatgaaaatataaatttacaaatatatatattatattatatattataaaagatatatcttaaaaatatataaattgaatTGACCAGAAACTGATTCAAAATACTTCTGCTCGAGTCGTCACTACAGCCAAGAAAGTGGATCACCTCACTCCAGGTCTAGGATCTTGATACTGACTCTGTGTCTGTCATATAATTCACTTCAAAATCCTGCTGTTGGTTTATAAAGCACTGAATGCTTTAGggcaaaaatatatttctgatCTCCTGCTACGTTATGAACCATCCAGGCCCTGCAGGTTGTCTGGAACAggtctatgtgtgtgtagggTTATTGTCCTGTTGGAAGGTGAACTCTGCATGATACCGGCATCTCCATGGTTCACCATCGGGAACAGCGATGAGCAGTGGCTGGTTTCCTCCGGACATGATGCTCAGGACTTAGGTCAGTCTTGATTTCAACAGACCAGGGAGAGTCATTTGGTGCAGTCATGTGTCTTTCACTGGGGAGAGGTCCTCACTCTGCCGCACGGTCCTGATTCAGATCATAACTCACCCCGATCGGTCGAGACAGACGGCCGCCCAcgttgagtctggttctgctagaggtttcttccagcTAAGGAGGGAGCTTTTTTCTCTCAACAGTCGCCAAAGTGCtttctcattgtgggaactgttgggtttcttaGGTTTTCATCTTcaaggtcttgaccttctatgtaaagtgccttgagatgtTCTATATAATGATGTGGCAAGacacaaatacaattgaattgaattgattgAGTGCTATAGTGATGGACGTCCTTCAAATTTGCTATCATCAATttaacaaaatgtgaaaaaagtgAAGGGGTCAGAATATTTGATGAACGCAATGCAATTGAGTTTTACTAAAGAATTTAGTTCATGATGACACAGAAACATTTCATTGCATCCAGACTCTCTCAGGACACAAACGTCTGAGTCATTAAGATGGAAAGAAGTCAGGGGATCCCCAGTCATCAGGATTCATCATCTGGGGACCATAACTGTCTGTATCCAATTTCACAAGAATGCATCTTATCTTTGTTGAGTCATTTTGGTCTAAACCAAAGTGGTGGACATACCGATTAATGACGTCCTCACAGCAAAGAGTCCCTAAATTATCAGTTAACATTTTCCTCAATGTGTTTGAGCAACTGTGCTAGAAAATTGAATTTTTTAGATCAGGATTTCCCCACAACAGTAGTTTGACCACCAGACAACTGGtatgtacattttcatttgataaAATCTGTGATATACACGTATGATCATCAGAGTCCAGTGTGTAGTCATTCAGCATATGTTAGATTTATttggactgttttttttttaactatatcCCTCTTTCGTGAATGCCTACTATAAATATGTGAATGGATATTTTATATGTTCTACTCAACGCAGGAGAAAATTACATTTGACAAAGTCATCAGCAGCATGTTTTTCTTCCAGCGGCCGTATCCTGGGTACTCAGAGAAATTTACTTCCTTGGGGAATATTTCTTCAGTTTGGGTTTCTTACGAGCTTAAACTGCATCACAAGCAAAATCAAATTCACATCATAGAAGACAGAAATCAAAATATATCCCTGAACCTGATCACATGAattattaaaggttcagtgtgtagagtttagtgacaactagtggtgaagttgcatgttgcagctgaatacccctcacctcaccctctcgttccaaacatgacagagaacctgtggtagccttcagttgtcataaaaattcaaaaggtgtttattttgtccagtctgggctactgtaaaaaacatgctcctgatgtcaatataaagtattgaaatataaataaaacaactcgTACAATTAAGATTATTTCATATAAAATTGCTGCCACTAGATCCCTTTCACTTAAATCTTGCACTGAACTATTGGCATGGCTGGAAACCacaaaagataagataaaaatTGTGCTTCATCATTTCAggtgaaaattgtaaaaaatttCCCACATTTAGCCTTTCACTTGTATAACACACTTCTGCTCCTCCGTTCATCTGTAGACGATGTGCAGCTTGAGAACCCTTAACAACATGTCTATTTTTAGGGAATGTGATCCTAAATGTCAGCGTTCCTCTCAGGGTGCAACTAGTTTAAGAGATCAAGTTGGAAACGGGCAGTCAGTCAGTTTCACCCCTGAGAGCTGGTGCTTTAGGACATTTTCAAAATGACCAACcctgtaaatatttatatttttttcccagtttatacacaatttatatGAAAACACCAGACCTGGGTTTAACCGTCTCGTGCTCCAGATTAAACACttcctttttgtttattgtgagtGTGAACTTTGCACAGATCTGCAAAAGTGAAAGGTTCTAGAGAGATCCGACTATTCCTCGACATGAACCTGGACATGTGGTTGACATGAGCAGGGCAGGGAGTCCAAGTGTCCCAGGCTCATATTACCCTCAGAACTATCACTGTCAGACGGTCTCGCAGCAGGTGCTGCTCCCGTCCTGCCTCCGGTCTGGGAGCTGTTTGGGTCAGACCGACATTTCCTCTGGTTTTTCATTGTTCTCATTCATTTCAAACATCATATGAAAATATATCGGAGAACCAGCCACACATGAGTCGTGTGAACAGGAGAATGAAACAAATCCAAAAGAACCTCCTTCACTTCTATTCACTCAGTTAGCAATTTATCAGGTACACCTGTCTACATCAAAATAACTCAATACGATATTCAATATTCAATTTGGAAATAAATGGTTTAGATTCATGGTGTTGATTCAACATTGTGCTGTTAAATTTTATTGCATTATACAAGCAGGTGTCCTTTTTATGTTGTGCACCTCATTTCTGTACCTGACTGTAGGCTGAACAACAGAAACAACTCTCTGTATAATGCAACGCATTTCAAAAGCACCAAAAACAGTGAGTTAGTTTGAGCCCAAAGCAGCTAACAAAACTTCCAACTGTGTATATTCCCACTATATAAATAGATCTAGATGAAGTTATTTGATAATACTTGTCTGGTACTGATTGTGACTAGTGTCAGATTCGCAGGTAATGCCAGATCCTGCATGTGGGATGAAATCTGAAACCTCTAATCCAACAGCCACACTGAGAACTCAGACAGAAACTCACAGCAGCATAAATACACAAGTCTCCACAAACACGTTATTAGAAATGTTTCATAGATCGACCCACATCAAGATACTTAAGCAAATGCTGAAGGAAAACCAAACCTAACATGTTGTAGAAAAGTAGCTGAAGTAATTTAAGTGAAGGTTCTAAGTATTCCACAGACTGACTGAGGTATTTGCCTGATAGCGGAGGACTTGGTTGCACAGTTTACAAGCTCAGCATGTTTACATGTTCTACTTGGACCGTTATCACGCTTCCTGTCGGAATGATAAAGAGGGAACACCCAGATCTATAAACAGCATTAATGTATAATCCTCACTGGAGACTACACACAGACCGGACCTGTTTGTTTCCAGGAACAAGTTCTGCATTAGATTATACAGAAGCATCAGAGTGTTGCAGCATGTcacggttgtagctgctggagcagaaTTTTACAATTTCATTGAAGTCTAAACAAACTCTATTTTTGCTGTGTGTAAACGATGGGTGGGAACATTCACTGTCCAGTAAGAAATGCCATCAGGAATTTTAATTGGTCTTAATTGCTCCGCAGTTCCTCCACAGCAGAGCGTCCAGCCCCTGAACAGACGGGTCCAAACATCTGGACTGCAGACAGGACAAAAAGGTGGGTCTCTGTATTGTTTTATTGGATTTTACTTGCGGAAATGTGTTCTTAAAAGCTTGTCTTCTCTGGATCAGTTATTTTTGAGAGTGATTCAAGCTGCCCTGAAGCTTGACCATTACAGATTACAGTTTGTGCTAACAAGGGTCCTTCAGCTGTCTCCACCACTTCCCCTTACAGAGACGACAAGAGCCCCTGCACAGCGCACTTCCTAAAAGCAGAGCCTGGATACAATGGAAGTGAAGGTGTCAGTGGACGGCGTCCAGCGGGTGGTCTGTGGAGTGACAGAGGAAACAACATGCCAAGAAGTGGTCGTGTCGTTGGCTCAAGCCCTGAGTGTGTATATTGGTGGCTCTACAATTTATGTTTTGCGACATGCTAAGCGAGCTATTGACCACGCTCATCTGTCTCTACAGGTCAGCCCGGACGCTACATTTTGCGGGAGAAATTCAAAGACTTCGAGCGGTGCATGACCCCCGACGAACGCCTTCTGGAGACTCTTGAGAAATACGGCGAGCAGGCCCGGGAGGTCCAGCTCACCCTGCTCCACAATGGACCCTGTGTTTGGGATGAAATGAGCAGAACAAAAGTTGGCAGATACCAGCCTTGCCCACCCCTGAGAAGGAAGGATGCAGCGGCTCGAATGCGGCGAGGCAGCGGTTCACTGAGTTTGCATCGCCGGAGCTTGCCGCCGTTGCCTTGCTCGAGGCAAGAAGCCGAGCCCCAGAAGGAGGACCCGAAGAAGCCTAAAAGAAAGTCTCTGACGCTCATGGAAGAGGCCTGGGAATGGCTGGAGAATCTGGGGAAAGGCAAGGTCTACAGTACCGCCAGTGACAAGAACAGCAAGAGAACCGATAAAAGGAACCATGCCTCCGTCGATGTGTCTCTCACTAGTGACAAAGATAGCTCGGGTCGAAGAAGTAGGAGCAAAGTCAGAGGTCAGAAAAGTATCAAGACAGACTTGGACaatcaaacatcctgctgcattgGGAGCCAGACGAGGGGTAAAGACAGTAAACGCTGCAAGAAGAGCAAAGAGGCAAAAGCTGATGATGACCTTTGCCGTTCAAGCGTAGTTGC comes from Pleuronectes platessa chromosome 6, fPlePla1.1, whole genome shotgun sequence and encodes:
- the rassf11 gene encoding ras association domain-containing protein 8, giving the protein MEVKVSVDGVQRVVCGVTEETTCQEVVVSLAQALSQPGRYILREKFKDFERCMTPDERLLETLEKYGEQAREVQLTLLHNGPCVWDEMSRTKVGRYQPCPPLRRKDAAARMRRGSGSLSLHRRSLPPLPCSRQEAEPQKEDPKKPKRKSLTLMEEAWEWLENLGKGKVYSTASDKNSKRTDKRNHASVDVSLTSDKDSSGRRSRSKVRGQKSIKTDLDNQTSCCIGSQTRGKDSKRCKKSKEAKADDDLCRSSVVAAEDEKNSLKETVIRQLSCLQDLQVQTGRIDKLIIELEERQRAQRAEQDAQQRLAEQEMEQIKFWENELKAEEGHEKDLQRQFLEMRAKAVECKTKLEENKCKMQGLDFFAPQNVVKEDSEMISGVDGGAATEFSSKDAYQQRSDPVGDVYVNRKFLPREDFDSPRALVSPNQIKERRPTGPTELREWWTRWSEAQNTQLQTKKKVIHRTELTIYLGSTKV